Proteins encoded within one genomic window of Cyprinus carpio isolate SPL01 chromosome B22, ASM1834038v1, whole genome shotgun sequence:
- the LOC109103575 gene encoding dystroglycan-like: MRNKLREFRDGGRPMLGQRDRTLLVLLITMVLTVTEVRASWDQNPIEVLGDVRQLEASMHSVVLSDLREAEAAAAAVSQPGGFPDSSAVVGRVFQMRVPIKAKNSRSTVKITEASKDVLPAWLHWDAESGTLQGLPLETDKGVHYISVSVSNDSQVSQSPDVFSIEVHPEEHADTDPFQLAIQQSASNDVQPFICGNEESVTVLTVILDADLTKMCPKQRVELLANMKKFSGMGLQQMKILPVVNNRLFDMSAFMAGPGNAKKVVENGALLSWKLGCSLDQSSIPDISSVQVPAKEGTMSAQLGYPVVGWHIANKKPHVPKRVRRQLNNTPTPILSLLPPTTYPEPPIRSVPTPTSPSIAPTSDSSAPPVRGPVPPPVKPTIRNRDPPAYTPTLGPPQPTRVIDTTSTITIQPTMTRPVYVGFSTTPATPTTRKTTKRPDKKPKTTPMPREPKTTTTKPPRRTTPPVILIEGNIKPQLQNPIDQVNAYIGTYFEVKVPPDTFFDKEDGTTDKLRLTLRKGNDVVGDDSWIQFNSTSQLLYGLPDQEHEGKHEYFMQATDKGGLYAIDAFEVRVNRWGNNFKSPVLFTAVFEGDARTVTNDIHKKILLVKKLAQSFGDRNSSTVTLKNIMKGSIIVEWTNNSLQQNPCPREQIQQLSRRISNNDGKPSPQFMHVMEPDFKALNITVRGTASCRNYMFVPLGEIPDPTTSPVTPAVGAGRQSNDDVYLHTVIPAVVVAAILLIAGIIAMICYRKKRKGKLTIEDQATFIKKGVPIIFADELDDSKPPPSSSMPLILQEEKPPLPPPEYPNMGSPETTPLNQDLLGEYTPLHDEDPNAPPYQPPPPFSTPMEGKGSRPKNMTPYRSPPPYVPP; encoded by the exons ATGCGCAATAAACTGAGAGAGTTCCGGGATGGGGGACGCCCCATGCTGGGGCAGAGGGACAGGACTCTTCTGGTGCTGCTGATCACAATGGTGCTGACAGTAACAGAAGTGCGGGCTTCCTGGGATCAGAACCCAATTGAAGTTCTAGGGGACGTAAGGCAGCTGGAGGCGTCTATGCACTCGGTGGTGCTGTCGGACCTACGCGAGGCAGAAGCGGCGGCTGCGGCAGTGTCGCAGCCCGGCGGCTTCCCAGACTCCTCGGCGGTGGTGGGCCGGGTGTTCCAAATGCGGGTGCCCATCAAAGCAAAGAACTCCAGGAGCACAGTAAAG ATCACAGAAGCAAGCAAGGATGTGCTCCCAGCATGGTTGCACTGGGATGCAGAGAGTGGCACACTTCAAGGCCTTCCTCTAGAGACAGACAAGGGCGTTCACTACATATCTGTTTCTGTTTCCAATGACAGCCAAGTCTCCCAAAGCCCAGATGTGTTCTCCATTGAGGTGCACCCAGAGGAGCATGCTGATACTGACCCTTTTCAGCTTGCAATTCAACAGTCAGCCAGCAATGATGTCCAACCTTTCATCTGTGGCAATGAGGAGTCTGTTACTGTCCTTACCGTCATTCTGGATGCTGACCTCACAAAGATGTGCCCAAAGCAGAGGGTGGAACTACTTGCTAACATGAAGAAGTTTTCTGGCATGGGGCTTCAGCAAATGAAGATTTTGCCTGTGGTCAACAACCGTTTGTTTGACATGTCTGCTTTCATGGCAGGACCGGGAAATGCCAAGAAGGTGGTTGAAAACGGAGCCCTTTTGTCCTGGAAACTTGGCTGCAGTCTGGATCAAAGCAGCATTCCTGATATCAGTAGTGTTCAGGTACCAGCAAAAGAGGGAACCATGTCCGCACAGTTGGGATATCCGGTCGTTGGGTGGCATATTGCTAACAAAAAGCCCCATGTACCTAAAAGGGTGCGAAGGCAGCTCAACAATACCCCCACTCCCATTCTCTCATTACTCCCCCCAACAACTTACCCTGAGCCCCCCATCCGTAGCGTTCCCACACCGACTTCTCCTTCTATTGCTCCTACCTCAGACAGTTCTGCCCCACCTGTTCGTGGTCCTGTGCCACCTCCTGTAAAACCTACCATTCGAAACAGAGATCCCCCTGCCTACACTCCAACCTTAGGCCCCCCTCAGCCAACACGAGTAATAGACACCACCAGCACAATCACCATCCAGCCCACCATGACCAGGCCTGTGTATGTTGGGTTCTCTACGACCCCAGCAACACCCACCACCAGGAAAACGACAAAAAGACCTGACAAGAAACCCAAGACAACTCCGATGCCAAGAGAACCCAAGACCACCACAACCAAGCCACCAAGGCGCACAACACCCCCTGTTATCCTAATTGAAGGCAATATAAAACCCCAACTGCAAAACCCAATCGACCAGGTGAATGCCTACATTGGGACCTACTTCGAGGTGAAGGTTCCACCTGATACATTTTTCGACAAAGAGGATGGAACTACCGATAAGTTGAGACTCACCTTGCGCAAGGGCAATGATGTGGTTGGAGATGATTCCTGGATACAGTTCAATAGCACAAGCCAGTTGCTCTATGGATTACCAGACCAGGAGCATGAAGGAAAACATGAGTATTTCATGCAGGCAACCGACAAAGGAGGTCTCTATGCAATAGATGCCTTTGAGGTCCGTGTCAATCGATGGGGAAACAATTTTAAGTCACCGGTGTTGTTTACCGCTGTGTTCGAAGGGGATGCACGTACAGTCACCAATGACATTCACAAGAAGATCCTTCTTGTCAAGAAACTGGCCCAGTCTTTCGGTGATCGCAACAGTAGCACCGTTACACTGAAGAACATCATGAAGGGCTCTATCATAGTTGAATGGACCAACAACAGCCTTCAGCAAAACCCCTGCCCAAGAGAGCAAATACAGCAGCTGAGCAGAAGAATCTCTAATAATGATGGTAAACCCTCACCACAATTCATGCATGTTATGGAACCAGATTTCAAGGCCTTAAATATCACTGTCAGAGGCACAGCAAGCTGTCGCAACTACATGTTTGTCCCGTTAGGTGAGATCCCAGATCCGACCACCTCTCCTGTTACTCCTGCTGTGGGTGCTGGAAGACAGAGCAATGATGATGTGTATCTTCACACTGTCATACCGGCAGTGGTGGTTGCAGCAATTTTGCTGATAGCGGGAATCATTGCCATGATTTGCTATCGCAAGAAGCGCAAGGGCAAGCTGACCATCGAAGACCAAGCAACTTTCATCAAGAAAGGAGTGCCCATTATTTTTGCGGATGAGCTTGATGACTCTAAGCCACCCCCATCTTCCAGCATGCCCCTTATCCTTCAAGAGGAAAAGCCTCCACTTCCTCCACCAGAGTATCCCAACATGGGTAGTCCAGAGACAACACCTCTGAACCAGGACCTTTTGGGAGAGTACACACCTCTACACGATGAGGATCCTAATGCCCCTCCCTACCAGCCACCACCACCCTTCTCTACGCCAATGGAGGGGAAAGGATCCCGCCCCAAGAACATGACCCCGTACAGATCTCCACCCCCTTACGTGCCACCCTAA